aataagtgggaggaaagtagaacttgatgaagtattacctcttcaaccggtaagtggcgcagctcaagaaaatgttcctgaggtgcctgcatcgactggagaggaagttaatgatgatgatcatgaaacttcagatcatgttactgctgaacttcgtaggtccacgaggacacgttctgcaccagagtggtacggcaaccctgtcttggaaatcatgttgttagacaacggtgaaccttcgaactatgaagaagcgatggcgggcccagattccgacaaatggctggaagccatgaaatccgagataggatccatgtatgaaaacgaagtatggactttgactgacttgcccgatgatcggcgagccatagaaaataaatggatctttaagaagaagacagacgcggatggtaatgtgaccatctataaagctcggcttgtcgctaagggttatcgacaagttcaaggggttgactacgatgagactttctcacccgtagcgaagttgaaatccgtccgaattatgttagcaattgccgcattatatgattatgagatatggcaaatggatgtcaaaatggcattccttgatggtttccttaaggaagaattgtatatgatgcaaccggaaggttttgtcgatcctaagaatgctgacaaggtgtgcaagctccaacgctcgatttatgggctggtgcaagcatctcggagttggaacattcgttttgatgagatgatcaaagcgtttgggtttacgcagacttatgaagaagcctgcatttacaagaaagtgagtgggagctctgtagcatttctcatattgtatgtggatgacatactgttgatgggaaatgatatagaattcttggaaagcataaaggcctactagaacaagtgtttttcaataaaggatcttggagaagctgcttatatattaggcatcaagatctatagagatagatcgagacgcctcattggtatttcaccgagtacataccttgacaagatattgaataagttcaaaatggatcagtcaaagaaggggttcttgcctgtattgcaaggtacgagattgagcacggctcaatgcccgaccacggtagaagataaagaaacgatgagtgtcgtcccctatgcctcggccatagggtctatcatgtatgctatgctgtgtaccagacctgatctaaaccttgtcgtaagtttggtaggaaggtaccaaagtaatcccggcatggaacactggacagcggtcaagaatatcctgaagtatctgaaaaggactaaggatatgtttctcgtttatggaggtgacgaagagctcgtcgtaaagggttacgtcgatgctagcttcgacacagatctggatgactctaagtcacaaaccggatacgtgtatattttgaatggtggggcagtaagctggtgcagttgcaagcaaaacattgtggcgggatctacatgtgaagcggagtacatggcagcctcggaggcagcacaagaggcaatctgggtgaaggagttcattaccgacttaggagtcatacccaatgcgtcgggcccgatgactctcttctgtgacaatattGGAGCTATTTCTCTTGCCAAGGAgtccaggtttcacaggaagaccaggcatatcaagcgtcgcttcaactccattcgtgaaagggttcaaaatggagacatagagatttgtaaagtatatacggacctgaatgtggcagatccgttgactaaacctctccctagagcaaaacatgatcaacaccagaactacatgggtgttcgattcatcacaatgtaactagactattgactctagtgcaagtgagagactgttggaaatatgccctagaagcaataataaaatgattattattatatttttttgttcatgataattgtctatgttcatgataattgtccagGATTGGAGGAGAAATGCTCAAACGCAACCTGTGAGAGACCGTGCACTCGTGGTCCGATCAGCACCATGCTACGTAGGTAGAAGCCTAGAGTCGGTTTAATGAAGGTATATACGCTACCTAAACAAACATTTAGTAGTAGGGACCTTATGCAAGTACGTACCACACAGTTGGTTATAGCTCGATCGGAAGAGCGACTTGTGAGAAAATCCGCACCCCAAGGATGCGCGCAAATCGGGTATGCCTGGTGTAAGAAGTGTTTACCGTTTGGTTTCTGATGAACTCCGCAATGGGCAGGTGGCTACTTCAAAGGCATCATCTAGTCTAGATGCCCTTTGGTCATGCCCCCTGCCCCCCCTCCCAATCCTGAGGTTGCATGGCGCCTTGCAAACAATTCCCTTGCGATGTGGTGTAATAGAAAGAAATGTAAGTTAGAGACGAGTTCAATTTGCACTATTTGTGTTGCTGATGACGAAGACTCCTTCCATACGGTTTGTATCTACACAAATGCAAGAGTCCCATGGCAAGCTATGGCTACTGAATGGACACTCCTTGATGTAACGATGATCAAATCAACTAGGCTTGATTGGTTCATCCAGCTGATCTGTGATATTGATGAGCCCACGCGGGTTAAATTGCTGATGCTCCTCTGGAGATATGGCACATTCAGAATGAGCTCATGCAATTGAAGCCTGCTCCCCCAATGGATGTCTCTGTCAAGTTCCTTATGAGCTACTTAGCTATCCCTTCACCCTTTAGCAATCCATCATGATGCCGGCCATGTTAAAGGAAAATCCCGATACAATATTGCTTCCCTCTCACAAGACATACATGCAATAATAGTACCACTGATCTTCTCCCTTGGAATCGATCGGTTATCGGGTGTGTTCAACTTAACACTGATGGATACACCCTGGATGGAGTTGGAGGATCTGGTATGATGGATCTATCCTTAGCAGACCGCCAACCAAATCAGTTGAACAAATCCCGAGAGAACATCTCCCTTCGGTTGCACCCAAAGACCGTGGGGGTCTCCTCCTGTCGTGATTCTAATtccgggagagagggagagagagagagaggagagatcaGGGATGGAAAGGGAGAGAAGAAATATAATAGGACGGAAGAGACAACTTACATGTCGGCCTCACATGTAAGTTAATAGTCAAACAAAACAATCAAACAAATGATTTGTTTAGAAGCGGGCCCGACCTGACATAAACAAATCAATTTTAAACCACATGTGTCATTTGGGTGTCTTGAAAAAGCAAACCACCAACCTGCTAGGTATGTGCGACAACAAGAATGGTACATTTTTGAAGCcctaaccccaaaatgatagtttTATGCTATCCACCCATTGTGCATCCAATTGCCCATAATCGCTTGGTGCATCCGGTGCCcttatttttttagagaaaagcCATAAGCCCGATTTATAAATAAAATCCCCATACAATATTCATAGACACAACAAGCCAACATACTTATGGcttttcgacactcttactttaaCTTCTCAACAAGCCAACATTTCGGTGTCCAAGTAAAATAATTTAAGGAAATATTTGTTCTGCGTTTAACTTCTTAATGGATTcgtcactcttacttatcgaaataggctacgactgatcccctacacttgtgggttagcAGCGTGCGCCGCGCGCCGCGAGAGGCAACGTGCACGGGAGAGGGACGGGGTGGAGCAGTCCGCGCGCCGTCACCGTGGGCCAGAGACGAACCCTGACGAGGAGACGCGTCTCCTCGCATGGGTCTACCGTCGGCCCCTCACGACGACGAAGACAGACACTTGCTGCCTCCGACGGAATAACGCCAAGGCGCTCCGGCTTGCTACTGAGCAGTCGGAGCGCGAGGTGAAGGAGGCAGCGGCAGAGAAGACTCGGGAGAAATTTGTCAATGTCTGTTGCAGTCGATCTTGTGTTTCTTTGTAGCCGATCTTTGTTGTCCGTCGTTTGATCATGTATAGTAGATCAACATGAATATAAGGTGCCGGATATGAGGTTTGCGGATGCAAAGTGGCAAATATGAGTGTGTTCGGTCAGTGCCCTGCAGACGTTTGAGGTTCCAGATTTACCACGAGTGTTGCTACACGTACGATGAAATTCATCCAAAGTTGTGTACGAGAAGACTGATCTAGGTTTGTGGGCCACATCAGATTGAATCAAGCAGGTGTCTAGTCGTACAGAATCGGATGAGAAAAGATCGTATGCAAGGCAATTCCGATTTGccacggttgtagatgctctaactacTACTAGACACCTGCTTAATGGAGTACTATTGCAGTCCAAGtcagaaaaataaaaccactactCGGCAGGCTCTCCTCGCTGTCATTTCCCATCTCACAGCGGCGCCGCACCGCTGGCCTCCCCTCGGCCCTCAGCCGCTCGGCTATATATGCCGACGACTACGACGGCAGGAGCAGAGCACAGGCAGCGCACGCGCCACGCTcaccccaccaccaccacgacCAGCGCCCACGCCCACACGCGCACCCAGCTcctcccttctccctcctccccaCACCTCACTTCACCTTCCCAAAGTGCATCTTTCTCTTTCGCTTTGCATGTCAACGCGAACAAAAAGAGCCTCCTcttccacctccaccaccaccgtcTCCTCCGCACGAACCTTcctccccaccaccaccaccaccacccctctGCCTCTGCGCCTCCACTCACTCGGGCGCCAGATATAAAGCCGGCGACCTCACTCGCACCGCCAGCGCCAGCTTCTTCCACCCGCTTCTTCTGTATTTTCTCCTCTGTTCGGTCCAAGATCTTGGAGCTGGcggacatggcggcggcggtggcttcgaGCGGCGGTAGGAAGCGCAAGTGCGAGGAGCTGTCTGCGCCTGAGCTTGGGCAGCTCCACGAGGACATGCTCGAGCGcgtcctcgcgcgcctcccgcccGCCAGCTTCTTCCGCCTCCGCGGCGTGTGCCGGCGCTGGCGCGAGGCCGCGGGGTCGCCTGCCTTCCTCGCCGCCTGCGCGCGCGTCCCCGCCCGGGACCCCTGGTTCCTCATGCTGTCCGAccaacaggaggaggaggagccgcgcCCTCCCTGCCCCGCCGTGGCGTTCGACGCCGCCGAGAAGACCTGGGCGCAGTGCCGTGCCGCCCCTGGCCCCGTGCCGGTGGCCGCGGCGGGCGGGCTCGTGCTCTACCGCGCGCCTGAAACCGGCGCGCTCACCGTGGCCAACCCGCTCAGCGGCGTCTCCCGGgcgctcccgccgccgcctccggccgcaaCAGACGCGCTCTACGCCGTGGCCATGTACGGATCACCCTACCGCGTGGTCCTCATCCTGGGCGAGCTTCCGCACCTGTCCATGGCGGTGTTCGACTCCTCCAAGAACGCGTGGGAGGACGCCGTGCCTCTGTCGCGCAAGACAGAGGCCTCGCCCGCGGACACGCGAGCGCCGCACGACGACGACGACATTGACGAGGAcatggacggcgacggcgacggcgcggtcTATTACCTGAGCAAGTCCGGCGACGTGATGGTGTCGAGCACGCAGCGCAGCGCGTCGAGGCAGTACTCGTCGGCCGTGACGTGCCGCAGCGACGGCGGTGAGGCCGTGGCCTACTTCCTGAGCCACTCGGGCGCGGTGGTGGCGTGCGACCTGGCGCGCCGCGTGTTCGCCGAGCTCCCGCGGATCCTGCCGGTGCACTTCGAGTACTCGATCGACGTGGTGGCGTGCGGCGGCCGGGCCTACGTGGTGGTCCTCTCGGAGTACCTGGACACGGCGAGCCTGCGCCTCTGGGAGTTCTCGGACGGCGCGTGGCGGCATGTGGCCGCGATGCCACCGGCCATGTCGCACGCCCTGTACGGCAAGAAGGCGGACGTGAACTGCGTGGGGCACGGCGGGCGCGTGATGGTGTGCGTGAGCTCCGGCGACGCGGGCGCCAACGGGTGCTTCATGTGCGACGTGGGGAGCAACGCGTGGGAGGAGCTGCCGCGGtgcgccggcggcgacggcgaggccatggacttcgtggccgccttctccttcgagccgaGAATGGAGGCCGCCGTCTGACCGGATCCCCTCGCCGTTGCTTCCGATTGATGTGTGTAGCGTAGTGTagcgtactccctccgtccgggtttattaggcctctcagcattacaagcatgtccccttttataaggccccgctttggaaaggtgcatgcatgcaaccatttcattggttgtattgaaagtcattgttgttggtgccatggctgaaaaaTTAGTACACTTCATGCCcgctttttcattggctgcatgcatgtgagagagtgtgagagagtgcattgggagtggaattgaagaattaatgtgagcaaattactatgtatTTTGGTCTAAAAAAGTTGtttttaggcctaataaacccggacggagggagtaagtggTAGTGGTCGTAGTAGTAGTACGATGATTTGTTGCAGTGGTAATTCGGGAGATGTTTTCATGGAGATCAAATCAGCCGTCTGTCTGTCTCCTGGGACGTGCGCATGTGTCGCCAATTCTGTAGCTGCCACCGGCTTCCGTAGTTTTTCTCGAT
The window above is part of the Triticum aestivum cultivar Chinese Spring chromosome 2A, IWGSC CS RefSeq v2.1, whole genome shotgun sequence genome. Proteins encoded here:
- the LOC123187937 gene encoding F-box only protein 13, with amino-acid sequence MAAAVASSGGRKRKCEELSAPELGQLHEDMLERVLARLPPASFFRLRGVCRRWREAAGSPAFLAACARVPARDPWFLMLSDQQEEEEPRPPCPAVAFDAAEKTWAQCRAAPGPVPVAAAGGLVLYRAPETGALTVANPLSGVSRALPPPPPAATDALYAVAMYGSPYRVVLILGELPHLSMAVFDSSKNAWEDAVPLSRKTEASPADTRAPHDDDDIDEDMDGDGDGAVYYLSKSGDVMVSSTQRSASRQYSSAVTCRSDGGEAVAYFLSHSGAVVACDLARRVFAELPRILPVHFEYSIDVVACGGRAYVVVLSEYLDTASLRLWEFSDGAWRHVAAMPPAMSHALYGKKADVNCVGHGGRVMVCVSSGDAGANGCFMCDVGSNAWEELPRCAGGDGEAMDFVAAFSFEPRMEAAV